The Maylandia zebra isolate NMK-2024a linkage group LG7, Mzebra_GT3a, whole genome shotgun sequence genome contains a region encoding:
- the otogl gene encoding otogelin-like protein isoform X4 — protein MNLKWTVKRFLLMSFSVSHLLLLEGVQSRLSVAEGRPQRRANALRRKRDLLGEETYRPLLSEGTLSRSILHNYTARDSSSEYCGCLNGGWCQEGGVCDCAQFQALGDRCQIIPNQGQDRDGICRSWGQHHYETFDGIYFYFPGTCSYILAQDCHSTTPQYTVWVHNSRVCEGSVYLCPRALSLFFPNEEEIHISGYRVHQGGRRLSLPQTVGGVFIERLADYLLVKSVFGFSLAWDGGSGVYLKMSEEHQGAPCGLCGNFNNVAGDDLTTARGIRTDEPALFANSWAVDLAHERACPSVDLDFSGPCQSESDMDDAIEKCSALLFFPFLSCHENIDPNPFVASCVSDLCVSDDEETFCRALVEYTRACSHVGYPVREWRDSFPSCNDGCEESFVYRDCISCCPPTCTFEKECLGTNLHCLDGCYCPDGLILQNGTCIAASQCPCVYHGTSYVQGQVLQQGCSVCVCMGGVWNCTENNCTVECSVVGDVFVTTFDGRMFLQPGACQYVLAKSRSSSRFTITLQYTTCAEQVCIQSVTVVLDEDVSRQITLTREGEVIIGVNPAPALPYVDDAVEVRKLTSVFTQLKTGIGFRLHYDGRGGRVYVQLDSQWRGQTLGLCGTYNGNLRDDFLSPAGMIEGTPQLHASAWKVSSACVAPVNLPITDPCEMNQHNVFYASQCEVLLGTVFAPCHGYISPNIYQQQCRYQACRCGSSCLCTALAHYAYLCSKHGVNINFRSQVSECGVVCLGGMMYHSCVSSCGRSCRAMSSNETCTPDDCAEGCGCPDGSFYDDVRQRCVQLSQCHCYSMGGVSQPGEVTFSASGPCLCRNGKMECVPEEKEPDSIEVGECPEGKVYHSCTEQRGGVACAPTCRNLMLNLTCPPSTPCIPGCVCPSGLVLHQGECYYPENCPCSWLGLEYLPGETVETPCYKCVCHRGYFNCSYSPCPAVCTVYSDRHYHTFDGLEYDYHSDCQVYLLKSAGETEVSIVAQNKDCYESGIVCMKILVIHVGLTKIYFTDNSGNLSPSTVVGRGSEFELWKAGYYTVIHFSNQDLTILWDRKTTVHIRAGPQWKGLLSGLCGNFDSVTANDMTTSSHMEVSNAQTFGDSWALGQCESDYVLERPCEGDLGRQPYAKRECALLYSDVFAPCHNVVDVAWFYRNCLTDTCNCNRGGDCECLCTSIAAYAYKCCQQGVTIHWRSPSVCPYDCEYYNQELGDGPFSLVSAVYKDTMFGVNRTSSSVFPLVRERPGQLPAPGLLFNFMITAGLQKDRTSRVPMVSLESAERPNYFLVVSGRSRLQLEQWSRGVEFSRRATFIQHQGLILPGHTSFELVAQPGVFLTLTRTAARAQRYDTSQGFKASSSFTLEESTFVIPYRMMCEWRYQSCASPCVPTCSDPDATRCQFLPPVEGCFPRCPKNMVLDEVTRRCVYTEDCVSLPPTPTPFAYVTRSNRTTTAPLPIPTTTTTTSTTTTTTTTTRPTTTTTTTRATTTTSTTIRSTTTTATSTTTTPATTPSTTLATERVTTLLTPTSSTSPSATPTTIVSTTLTPTTPTESTTLRTTETTPTQTQTTTVTTTVTSATPSTVPTGATTAPSTTSRPSHTSPSIPTSTTITAPSTSPPHPTSPTLTPTTVVTTTSTSATFEPETTTKSTTTPQPPPADTTVATEATTPTDTPTTTAPPPTTIEPTTEPVTTEIVTSPATIPVTEETSTTHPFLLPTIPCTPPYSYRIDECVELICFNGELLLHNSSLHCRYNTTQPQCSLLGMPILVNTDPCCPQWQCPCRCTVMSDLRVITFDGNNVALYDNGSYILVNLPRETIIGTVEKCPTSQSVNSIRRTSPTGGTSGLCFKKLNITTSFYRIIINRLDRKVTVNYRPARLPFSRQSLYVEDTGSMYLIHTPGGISIQWYHSTGIMVLQYIAPNNTSVPTRGLCGCCDGNPEDDLKLPNGTVVRELGDMMIFLQAWRVHTTDETEHTRRVGDNCTTGDCSTCLSMLYQSAFTPCHGKVPPEQFCDIIWAGDLHYKDHQCDFLAAYVAVCYTHQVCINWRRHNFCPLRCPPGKEYQPCVSTCTSRTCLNRDYYEETTCSFIREECVCRSGTILHRADSPYCVTEDRCVCTDNEGNPRAPGEVWNGSARSCCLYKCMENGSVVAVEPDCSAVPTPLCEREGEYVLDVLEEGACCPKKICDCNMTICDSEAPPCDNGNRLVIGYSALSCCPEYRCECDPMACPPVSTPECREDQFLVEVRGQKSCCYSYLCVCESCIEPIPTCSNGEILAVDLNTTSSCCPQYHCVCDVNLCPQSSVSCAPGLSLVQTAIPGHCCPQHHCECQCEDSSFPICQVGEVLMEVPDSNTNCGCPQRTCQKAEVCLFQGVTVLGPGQSLVQYFEGELCYTVQCLHHKDPDSGYYAMEITSVNCSQKCGPHQVYVPSTDPQVCCGSCKNISCTFTNENGTTELFTAGSSWVENCTRYDCMETAVGAVILASGVVCPPFNDTECIQNGGVVQSYVDGCCRTCKEDGKTCKRVAIRTTIRKDDCRSNAPVTVYSCDGKCPSATIFNFNINSHARFCKCCRESGLQTRSVALYCSRNATVVEYNFQEPLDCSCQWN, from the exons ATGAACTTAAAGTGGACAGTGAAACGATTTCTTCTTATGTCGTTTTCAGTCTCCCACTTGCTGTTACTTGAGG GAGTTCAGAGTCGACTTTCAGTGGCAgaaggaagaccacagag aagaGCTAATGCACTCCGGAGGAAACGGGATCTCCTCGGGGAGGAG ACGTACAGACCATTGCTGTCAGAGGGTACTCTGTCACGCAGTATTTTGCACAACTACACAGCCAGAGATTCCTCTTCAG AATACTGCGGCTGCCTCAATGGCGGCTGGTGTCAGGAAGGTGGGGTGTGTGACTGTGCCCAGTTCCAGGCATTGGGAGACCGCTGCCAGATCA TACCTAACCAGGGCCAGGATAGAGATGGGATCTGCAGGTCATGGGGTCAGCACCACTATGAAACATTTGATGGAATATATTTCTACTTCCCTGGAACCTGCTCTTACATTTTGGCCCAGGATTGTCACTCAACTACACCGCAGTACACAGTGTGG GTTCACAACAGCAGAGTGTGTGAGGGgagtgtgtatttatgtccgaGAGCTCTCAGTCTGTTCTTCCCAAACGAGGAGGAGATCCACATCTCGGGATATCGGGTCCACCAGGGAGGTCGCAG GTTAAGTTTACCACAGACCGTGGGCGGTGTCTTTATTGAACGACTGGCTGATTACCTGCTCGTGAAGAGCGTGTTTGGCTTCTCTTTGGCCTGGGATGGAGGCTCGGGCGTCTACCTGAAGATGAGCGAGGAGCACCAAGGCGCCCCTTGTGGCCTGTGTGGAAACTTCAACAATGTTGCTGGTGATGACCTCACCACTGCTCGCG GTATTCGGACTGATGAACCTGCACTGTTTGCTAACAGCTGGGCAGTGGACCTTGCTCATGAACGAGCCTGTCCCTCAGTGGATCTTGACTTTAGTGGGCCCTGCCAGTCTGAGTCAGACATGGAT GATGCTATAGAGAAATGCAGTGCGCTtctctttttcccctttttgtccTGTCATGAAAACATCGATCCCAATCCCTTTGTTGCCAGTTGTGTCTCTGACCTTTGTGT ctctgatgatgaGGAAACTTTTTGTCGAGCCTTGGTGGAGTACACCCGAGCATGCTCCCATGTTGGATATCCCGTAAGAGAGTGGAGAGACAGCTTCCCTTCTTGCA ATGACGGCTGTGAGGAGAGTTTTGTGTATAGAGACTGTATCAGCTGCTGTCCACCTACCTGTACATTTGAGAAAGAATGCCTGGGAACCAACCTGCATTGTCTGGATGGCTGCTACTGTCCTGATG GTCTCATCCTGCAGAATGGAACATGCATTGCTGCCTCTCAGTGTCCATGTGTTTATCATGGAACGTCATATGTACAAGGACAGGTGCTACAACAGGGATGCAGTGTCTG tgtgtgCATGGGTGGTGTGTGGAACTGCACTGAGAATAACTGCACAG TTGAATGTTCAGTGGTTGGGGACGTGTTTGTGACGACGTTTGACGGAAGGATGTTTCTCCAGCCAGGGGCGTGTCAGTATGTCCTGGCAAAgagccgcagcagcagcagattcaCCATCACACTACAATATACTACTTGTGCAGAG caggtgtgtatTCAGTCAGTGACAGTAGTGCTGGATGAAGATGTAAGTCGCCAAATCACTTTGACAAGAGAGGGGGAGGTGATAATTGGTGTAAACCCAGCGCCTGCCCTGCCATATGTCGATG ATGCAGTCGAGGTGCGGAAGCTGACCTCTGTGTTCACACAGCTGAAGACTGGGATTGGTTTCAGGCTGCATTATGACGGTCGAGGCGGAAGGGTCTATGTGCAGCTTGACAGCCAGTGGCGCGGACAGACGCTGGGACTCTGTGGAACCTACAATGGAAATCTACGAGATGATTTCCT GTCTCCAGCGGGTATGATAGAGGGCACTCCGCAGCTTCATGCCAGTGCTTGGAAGGTGTCATCTGCCTGTGTTGCTCCAGTTAATCTACCTATTACAGACCCATGTGAGATGAATCAGCACAACG TATTCTACGCATCCCAGTGTGAGGTGCTTTTGGGCACTGTGTTTGCTCCGTGCCATGGCTACATCAGTCCAAACATCTACCAGCAGCAGTGCCGCTATCAGGCCTGCCGCTGTGGGAGCAGCTGTTTGTGCACTGCACTGGCTCATTACGCTTACCTTTGCTCCAAACATGGAGTCAACATTAATTTCAGATCACAAGTCTCTGAGTGTG GAGTGGTGTGTCTTGGTGGAATGATGTACCACTCGTGTGTGTCGTCTTGTGGCCGGTCCTGTCGGGCAATGTCCAGCAATGAGACATGTACCCCTGATGATTGTGCCGAGGGATGCGGCTGTCCAGACGGCAGTTTTTATGATGATGTGCGCCAGCGCTGTGTGCAGCT GTCGCAGTGTCACTGTTATTCCATGGGTGGGGTGTCACAACCAGGAGAGGTGACCTTCAGTGCCTCTGGGCCCTG CCTGTGCAGAAATGGGAAGATGGAGTGTGTGCCAGAGGAAAAAG AGCCAGATAGTATAGAAGTCGGGGAGTGTCCAGAGGGGAAAGTGTACCACAGCTGCACTGAGCAGAGGGGAGGAGTGGCCTGTGCACCAACCTGCCGCAACCTGATGTTGAACCTGACGTGCCCACCCAGTACACCATGCATACCTGGCTGTGTCTGCCCTTCTGG GCTGGTGCTGCACCAGGGGGAATGTTATTATCCAGAAAATTGCCCTTGTTCCTGGCTTGGACTTGAGTACCTGCCTGGAGAAACTGTGGAAACACCATGCTACAAATG CGTGTGTCACCGTGGCTATTTTAACTGCAGCTACTCCCCGTGTCCAGCTGTGTGTACTGTTTACAGCGACAGGCACTACCACACCTTTGATGGCCTCGAGTATGACTACCACTCTGACTGTCAGGTCTACTTGCTCAAA AGTGCAGGAGAGACCGAGGTATCCATTGTTGCCCAAAACAAAGACTGCTATGAGAGCGGCATTGTGTGCATGAAAATCCTGGTCATTCACGTGGGACTTACCAAGATCTACTTCACTGACAATTCTGGCAACCTT AGCCCTTCCACTGTTGTTGGTCGAGGGTCAGAGTTTGAGCTCTGGAAAGCCGGCTACTACACTGTCATCCACTTCTCAAATCAGGACCTGACCATCCTTTGGGACCGCAAGACGACTGTGCACATCAGAGCTGGACCTCAGTGGAAG GGTCTTCTCAGTGGGTTATGTGGAAATTTTGACAGTGTGACAGCGAATGATATGACCACCTCCAGCCACATGGAAGTCAGTAATGCACAGACATTCGGCGATAGCTGGGCCCTGGGACAG tGTGAAAGCGACTATGTACTTGAGCGACCATGTGAAGGGGACTTAGGGAGACAGCCGTACGCCAAAAGAGAGTGCGCTCTCCTCTACAGCGATGTCTTTGCACCTTGTCACAATGTT GTTGATGTGGCCTGGTTCTACAGGAACTGCCTAACAGACACTTGCAATTGTAACCGTGGGGGAGACTGTGAGTGTCTCTGCACGTCCATCGCTGCATACGCATACAAATGCTGTCAGCAGGGGGTCACAATTCACTGGAGATCACCTTCTGTCTGTC CCTATGATTGCGAGTACTACAATCAAG AGCTAGGCGATGGCCCATTTTCCTTGGTGAGTGCAGTCTATAAAGACACCATGTTTGGAGTGAATCGTACCAGCAGCTCTGTTTTTCCCCTGGTAAGAGAAAGACCAGGGCAGTTGCCTGCCCCAGGTCTACTGTTCAACTTCATGATCACAGCAGGATTGCAGAAGGACAGAACATCAC GTGTTCCCATGGTGTCGCTGGAGTCTGCAGAGAGACCCAACTACTTCCTTGTTGTGTCAGGGCGCAGCCGTCTGCAGTTGGAGCAGTGGAGTCGAGGGGTGGAGTTCAGTCGTAGAGCAACCTTTATCCAGCACCAGGGGCTGATTCTCCCAGGTCACACTTCATTTGAGCTTGTGGCCCAGCCCGGAGTTTTTTTGACACTCACACGCACTGCTGCACGAGCCCAGAGATACGACACCTCACAGGGCTTCaaagccagcagcagcttcacACTGGAGG AGAGCACTTTTGTAATACCTTACCGTATGATGTGTGAGTGGCGCTACCAGTCCTGTGCAAGTCCTTGTGTCCCCACGTGCAGTGACCCAGATGCTACACGCTGCCAGTTTCTTCCTCC TGTAGAAGGTTGCTTTCCACGATGTCCAAAGAACATGGTCCTTGATGAAGTCACTAGAAGATGTGTCTACACAGAGGACT GTGTGTCTCTTCCCCCAACTCCAACCCCGTTTGCATATGTGACGCGGTCTAACAGGACTACTACAGCACCACTGCCAATACCTACGACTACAACAACAACTTCtactaccaccaccaccactaccaccACAAGGCCGACAACAACCACCACCACTACTAGAGCCACCACTACCACCTCCACTACTATCAGGTCCACAACAACCACTGCCACTTCTACCACCACCACTCCTGCTACTACTCCCAGCACAACATTAGCCACTGAGCGTGTCACCACTCTGCTCACCCCAACTTCATCCACGTCTCCATCTGCTACTCCCACCACTATTGTTTCAACTACTCTCACTCCCACAACCCCGACAGAAAGCACCACTCTCAGGACAACTGAAACAACCCCCACTCAAACGCAAACTACTACGGTGACTACAACAGTtacctctgcaacgccttccacTGTACCCACTGGAGCCACTACAGCCCCCTCCACTACTTCTCGTCCCTCCCATACCTCACCCTCAATTCCTACCTCCACCACCATTACCGCACCATCCACATCCCCGCCTCATCCAACATCCCCCACCTTAACACCCACTACAGTTGTTACAACTACCTCCACCTCAGCTACTTTTGAACCTGAAACCACTACCAAATCCACAACCACTCCTCAACCTCCTCCAGCAGATACGACTGTCGCCACAGAGGCCACCACTCCAACAGACACTCCAACAACTACAGCACCCCCTCCAACAACCATCGAGCCCACCACTGAGCCTGTAACTACAGAGATAGTCACAAGTCCTGCAACCATTCCTGTAACAGAGGAAACATCAACCACTCACCCTTTCCTTTTGCCCACTATTCCCTGTACA CCCCCATACTCCTATCGCATTGATGAGTGTGTTGAGCTGATCTGTTTTAATGGAGAGCTGCTGCTTCACAACTCTTCTCTTCACTGTCGCTACAACACCACCCAACCTCAGTGCAGTCTGCTGGGCATGCCTATCCTGGTTAACACAGACCCCTGCTGTCCGCAGTGGCAGTGCCCAT GTCGCTGCACTGTAATGTCAGACCTGCGTGTGATCACATTTGATGGTAATAATGTAGCCTTGTACGACAATGGCTCCTACATCTTGGTTAACCTGCCCAGAGAGACTATTATTGGCACTGTGGAGAAATGTCCAACTAGTCAG AGTGTGAATTCCATCAGACGAACT AGCCCTACAGGTGGAACATCTGGACTTTGTTTTAAGAAGCTGAACATTACTACCTCTTTCTACAGAATTATAATCAACCGACTCGATCGGAAG GTTACAGTAAATTACAGACCTGCTAGACTTCCGTTCTCACGTCAGTCCCTTTATGTGGAAGATACAGGAAGCATGTACCTTATCCACACACCTGGCGGGATCAGTATACAGTGGTATCATAGCACGGGCATTATGGTGCTACAGTATATTGCTCCTAATAATACATCTGTGCCCACTCGAGGCCTGTGTG GTTGCTGCGATGGGAACCCAGAAGATGACCTGAAACTGCCCAATGGCACAGTGGTGAGAGAGTTGGGAGACATGATGATCTTCCTACAGGCATGGAGAGTCCACACCACCGATGAGACCGAACACACACGCAGGGTCGGAGACAACTGCACCACTGGCGACTGCTCCACCTGTCTCTCTATGCTTTACCAAAGCGCTTTCACACCATGCCACGGCAAG GTGCCTCCGGAGCAGTTCTGTGACATCATTTGGGCAGGTGACCTTCATTACAAGGACCACCAGTGTGACTTCTTGGCAGCCTACGTGGCGGTCTGCTACACACATCAAGTCTGCATCAACTGGAGACGACACAACTTCTGCC CACTCCGGTGTCCCCCTGGTAAGGAGTATCAGCCATGTGTGAGCACTTGCACCAGCCGCACTTGTCTAAACAGAGATTACTACGAGGAGACTACCTGTTCCTTCATCAGAGAAGAGTGTGTGTGCCGCAGTGGAACTATCCTGCACCGTGCTGATTCACCTTACTGTGTAACCGAGGACCGTTGTG TGTGCACAGATAATGAGGGTAACCCCCGGGCCCCAGGCGAGGTGTGGAATGGCTCTGCTCGGAGCTGCTGTCTCTACAAGTGTATGGAAAATGGCTCTGTGGTGGCTGTGGAACCAGACTGCAGCGCCGTGCCTACTccactgtgtgagagagagggagagtatGTGCTGGATGTGCTGGAAGAAGGAGCCTGCTGCCCAAAGAAGATCTGTG ACTGCAACATGACCATCTGTGATAGTGAAGCTCCACCTTGTGATAATGGGAACAGGCTAGTGATCGGTTACAGCGCTCTTTCCTGCTGTCCAGAGTACCGCTGTG agtgtgaccccatggCGTGCCCTCCTGTGTCTACCCCAGAGTGCAGGGAAGATCAGTTTCTAGTTGAGGTCAGGGGGCAAAAGTCCTGCTGCTACTCTTACCTGTGTG TGTGTGAGTCATGTATCGAGCCCATTCCAACTTGCTCGAACGGAGAAATTCTGGCTGTGGATCTGAACACCACCAGCAGCTGCTGTCCACAGTACCACTGTG TCTGTGATGTCAATCTGTGCCCTCAATCATCTGTGAGCTGTGCACCTGGTCTCTCTCTTGTCCAAACTGCCATTCCCGGGCATTGCTGCCCCCAGCATCACTGTG AATGCCAATGTGAGGACAGTTCTTTCCCCATCTGTCAGGTG GGGGAGGTGCTGATGGAGGTTCCAGACAGCAACACCAACTGTGGCTGTCCTCAGCGTACATGCC agaagGCAGAGGTGTGTCTTTTCCAAGGGGTGACAGTGCTGGGCCCAGGCCAGTCTCTGGTTCAGTACTTTGAGGGAGAACTGTGCTACACTGTCCAGTGCCTGCATCATAAAGATCCAGACTCGGGTTATTATGCCATGGAAATCACCTCTGTCAACTGCTCCCAAAAATGTGGACCA CATCAGGTGTATGTACCATCTACAGACCCTCAGGTGTGCTGTGGTTCCTGTAAAAATATCTCCTGTACTTTCACTAATGAAAACGGGACAACGGAGCTTTTCACT GCAGGGAGTTCCTGGGTGGAGAACTGCACACGTTACGACTGCATGGAAACTGCAGTGGGAGCGGTGATACTTGCCTCTGGGGTGGTTTGCCCACCTTTCAATGATACAGAATGTATTCAG AATGGCGGTGTTGTTCAGAGCTATGTGGATGGCTGTTGCAGGACAT GTAAAGAGGACGGCAAGACATGTAAGCGGGTGGCCATCCGGACTACCATTAGAAAAGATGATTGCAGGAGCAATGCACCg GTTACAGTATATTCCTGCGACGGGAAATGTCCATCAGCCACCATATTCAACTTTAACATCAACAGTCACGCCAGATTCTGTAAATGCTGCCGTGAGAGTGGACTGCAGACCCGCTCCGTCGCACTCTACTGCTCTCGCAATGCCACAGTCGTGGAGTACAACTTCCAAGAGCCTCTGGACTGTTCGTGCCAGTGGAACTAA